The proteins below are encoded in one region of Polynucleobacter sp. AP-Nino-20-G2:
- the queA gene encoding tRNA preQ1(34) S-adenosylmethionine ribosyltransferase-isomerase QueA — protein sequence MQLSDFNYDLPPNLIAQHPLANRTDSRLLEVRAQGDKDAQFIDRQFRDILSLINPGDLLIFNDTKVIPARLHGKKETGGNVELLIERISAENQAWVQIRASKVPKTGTIVNVFNKAGETFPVEMIGYDGRFYEVRFPENVFSLLERFGELPLPPYIEHKPDEDDATRYQTVVAKNPGAVAAPTAGLHFDENILRQLSEQGAHYATVTLHVGAGTFTPVREEDLTKHKMHYEWFSIPPETLEAIDETHRKGGRVIAVGTTSLRALESQALTQKNSGETNLFITPGFTFKTVDCLLTNFHLPKSTLLMLVSAFAGVDNIRKAYQHAIQNEYRFFSYGDAMFLSRLHNTNP from the coding sequence ATGCAACTTTCCGACTTCAATTACGACCTCCCGCCCAATCTAATTGCCCAGCATCCGCTGGCGAATAGAACCGATAGCCGCCTCCTAGAGGTCAGGGCTCAAGGGGATAAGGACGCCCAATTCATTGATCGGCAATTTCGCGACATTCTTTCCCTTATTAATCCAGGGGACTTACTGATTTTTAACGACACCAAGGTCATTCCCGCTCGCCTACACGGCAAAAAAGAGACCGGCGGCAATGTTGAGCTACTGATTGAGCGCATTAGCGCTGAGAACCAAGCCTGGGTTCAAATCCGAGCCTCCAAAGTGCCAAAGACCGGAACGATCGTTAATGTCTTCAACAAAGCGGGTGAAACCTTCCCAGTCGAGATGATTGGCTACGATGGCAGATTCTATGAAGTTCGCTTTCCAGAGAATGTCTTCTCTCTGCTGGAACGTTTTGGCGAGTTGCCGCTTCCTCCCTACATTGAGCATAAGCCAGATGAAGATGACGCTACTCGTTATCAAACTGTAGTTGCCAAAAATCCGGGGGCCGTTGCCGCACCGACTGCTGGTCTACATTTTGATGAGAATATCCTGCGTCAACTCAGTGAGCAAGGCGCTCACTATGCAACCGTCACACTTCACGTCGGGGCCGGAACCTTTACCCCAGTTCGTGAAGAAGACCTGACTAAACATAAGATGCATTACGAATGGTTCTCCATTCCTCCTGAAACTCTCGAGGCTATTGACGAGACGCATCGCAAAGGCGGGAGAGTCATTGCGGTTGGAACCACCAGCCTGCGAGCCCTGGAGAGCCAAGCATTGACCCAGAAGAATAGCGGTGAAACCAATTTATTCATCACACCTGGCTTTACATTTAAAACGGTAGATTGCCTGTTAACGAACTTTCATCTACCCAAATCTACTTTGCTGATGTTGGTAAGCGCCTTTGCTGGTGTGGACAATATCCGCAAGGCCTATCAACACGCCATTCAAAATGAATATCGCTTCTTTAGCTACGGTGATGCGATGTTCTTAAGTCGTCTTCACAATACAAACCCATGA
- the yajC gene encoding preprotein translocase subunit YajC, producing MWISNAFAQAPAAGADSGGLMSFLPLILMFAVLYFIMIRPQMKRQKETKAMLESLAVGDEVVTVGGIIGKVTALKDQVVTVEISAGTEVQMQKGAITTVLPKGSLKSA from the coding sequence ATGTGGATTAGTAACGCTTTTGCCCAGGCTCCAGCCGCGGGTGCAGATTCTGGTGGCTTGATGAGCTTCCTTCCCCTGATTCTGATGTTTGCAGTGCTGTACTTCATCATGATTCGCCCTCAAATGAAGCGTCAAAAAGAAACCAAAGCAATGCTTGAGTCTTTGGCAGTAGGCGACGAAGTAGTGACTGTTGGCGGCATCATTGGCAAAGTAACTGCATTGAAAGATCAAGTAGTGACCGTTGAAATTTCTGCTGGCACTGAAGTGCAAATGCAAAAAGGCGCCATCACAACAGTATTGCCAAAAGGCTCACTGAAGTCTGCTTAA
- the proC gene encoding pyrroline-5-carboxylate reductase translates to MNTQQINQNAHITFIGGGNMGRALISGLLANGFEANQLSVVEANASTGLQLHQDFGVQVIGALDQIAFDFSKNNVVVMAIKPQDFNIVARALSAKLKHATAPGPLILSIAAGIRLKDMSRWLDHERCVRAMPNTPALIGKGITGLFADAAVNASDRSLAETICNAVGQAVWVNEEKLMDAVTAVSGSGPAYVFAFLEAMQSSGEKLGLDAATARKLAYATLEGATQLAHNSDEHAGVLRERVTSKGGTTAAALDILKQLDWHGALEKAIDAASQRGKAMGDELGKS, encoded by the coding sequence ATGAACACACAACAAATAAATCAAAACGCTCATATCACCTTCATTGGTGGAGGCAATATGGGTCGCGCGCTGATCAGCGGATTATTGGCTAACGGCTTTGAAGCAAACCAACTCTCGGTAGTCGAGGCTAATGCGAGTACTGGCTTGCAGTTGCATCAGGATTTCGGTGTTCAAGTCATTGGCGCTTTAGATCAAATCGCTTTTGATTTCTCCAAAAATAATGTTGTAGTGATGGCCATCAAGCCACAGGATTTCAATATCGTAGCGAGAGCCTTAAGCGCAAAGCTTAAGCATGCAACTGCGCCCGGCCCGCTCATCCTCAGTATCGCAGCTGGAATACGCCTCAAGGATATGAGTCGCTGGCTCGATCATGAACGTTGTGTACGCGCTATGCCAAATACTCCCGCCCTCATCGGCAAAGGCATTACTGGCTTATTTGCGGATGCCGCTGTAAACGCATCTGACCGCTCTCTCGCTGAAACCATTTGCAATGCAGTAGGTCAAGCCGTCTGGGTGAACGAAGAAAAATTGATGGATGCCGTTACAGCAGTATCTGGCAGCGGTCCCGCCTATGTCTTTGCTTTCCTAGAGGCTATGCAATCCAGTGGTGAAAAACTGGGGCTTGATGCAGCCACAGCACGTAAGCTTGCTTATGCAACGCTCGAAGGCGCTACTCAGCTAGCCCATAATTCAGATGAGCACGCTGGGGTATTGCGGGAACGCGTGACTTCTAAAGGTGGCACAACAGCTGCGGCACTTGATATTCTCAAGCAGCTAGATTGGCATGGCGCCCTTGAAAAGGCGATTGATGCTGCCAGCCAACGTGGCAAAGCCATGGGCGACGAGTTAGGCAAAAGCTAA
- a CDS encoding YggS family pyridoxal phosphate-dependent enzyme, whose amino-acid sequence MSQITTNLMLVRQRLELAALAANREPEDIQLLAVSKTFPARAIEEAMHAGQSAFGENYVQEGVEKIQELAKLRPWLEWHFIGPLQSNKTREVAEHFDWVHSIDRLKIAERLSTQRAEFPDLGDLQVCIQLNVSAEESKSGVSLNEAELLCDSVAKLPNIILRGLMAIPEPSSDIAQQRAAFAAVRECFLGIKVKHSNDIGYEFFDTLSMGMSDDLESAIAEGSTMVRIGSAIFGKRNKIKT is encoded by the coding sequence ATGAGTCAAATTACCACCAACCTCATGTTGGTTAGGCAGAGGCTTGAGTTAGCGGCATTAGCCGCAAACCGTGAGCCTGAAGATATTCAATTGCTTGCGGTGAGTAAAACGTTTCCAGCAAGAGCCATCGAAGAGGCCATGCATGCCGGACAATCTGCCTTTGGAGAGAACTATGTCCAAGAGGGTGTTGAGAAAATTCAGGAGCTTGCTAAATTACGTCCGTGGTTGGAATGGCACTTTATCGGGCCACTGCAAAGCAATAAGACCAGAGAAGTAGCAGAGCATTTTGATTGGGTGCACAGCATTGACCGACTCAAAATCGCGGAGCGTCTCTCTACTCAACGCGCTGAATTTCCCGATCTTGGTGATTTGCAGGTATGTATACAACTCAACGTTAGCGCTGAGGAGAGCAAGAGTGGGGTATCCCTGAATGAAGCTGAGTTGTTATGCGATTCAGTTGCGAAGCTGCCCAACATCATCCTCAGAGGCTTAATGGCCATCCCCGAACCCAGTAGCGATATCGCGCAACAACGGGCAGCCTTTGCGGCGGTTCGAGAGTGTTTCTTAGGAATCAAGGTAAAGCACTCGAACGATATTGGCTATGAATTCTTTGACACCCTATCCATGGGAATGTCAGACGATCTCGAATCTGCGATTGCAGAAGGCAGCACAATGGTCAGAATAGGAAGCGCCATTTTTGGGAAGCGCAATAAGATAAAAACATGA
- the tgt gene encoding tRNA guanosine(34) transglycosylase Tgt — translation MTKPVHFNILARDSASPARLGQLDLPHGTVQTPIFMPVGTYGTVKAMTPRDLNEAKAQIILGNTFHLWLRPGLDVIKKHGGLHRFMGWDKPILTDSGGFQVFSLGALRKISEEGVTFASPINGDKLFMSPEVSMEIQAVLNSDIAMQFDECTPYEVKGQPTSEKTARASLEMSLRWGDRSLKRFRDLETGNGLFGIVQGGMFENLREFSLDAVSQQGFDGIAIGGLSVGEPKPEFERILNFTAPKLPEHMPHYLMGVGTPEDLMLGVSLGIDMFDCVMPTRNARNGWLFTRFGDLKLRNSGYKDDDRPLDPTCACYTCQNFTRSYLNHLQKANEILGSQLNTIHNLSYYLQLMEEVRESLAKDRFSAYREEFHRNRQRGVEPGQD, via the coding sequence ATGACCAAACCAGTTCACTTCAATATCTTGGCACGCGACTCCGCAAGCCCTGCACGCCTCGGTCAACTCGACCTTCCGCACGGTACGGTTCAAACCCCGATCTTTATGCCAGTGGGGACATACGGCACGGTCAAGGCCATGACACCTCGCGATTTAAATGAGGCTAAAGCGCAGATTATTTTAGGCAATACCTTTCACTTGTGGCTACGGCCTGGTTTGGATGTCATTAAAAAGCATGGGGGTTTGCACCGTTTTATGGGATGGGATAAACCCATCCTCACTGACTCTGGTGGCTTTCAAGTATTTAGTTTGGGCGCCCTCCGAAAAATCTCCGAGGAAGGGGTAACCTTTGCCTCTCCAATCAATGGAGATAAGTTATTTATGTCGCCAGAGGTTTCGATGGAAATTCAGGCGGTACTCAATAGCGATATCGCCATGCAATTTGATGAATGCACTCCATACGAAGTAAAGGGGCAACCCACTTCCGAGAAAACCGCGCGCGCCTCCCTGGAAATGTCTCTGCGTTGGGGTGACCGCTCCTTAAAGCGCTTTCGAGATCTAGAAACTGGTAATGGACTCTTTGGCATCGTTCAAGGCGGGATGTTTGAAAATCTGCGCGAATTTTCTTTGGACGCAGTCAGCCAACAAGGCTTTGATGGTATTGCCATCGGCGGCCTATCCGTAGGCGAACCTAAGCCCGAATTTGAGCGCATTCTCAATTTCACAGCCCCAAAACTCCCTGAACATATGCCCCATTACTTGATGGGGGTTGGCACACCAGAAGACTTGATGTTGGGTGTCAGCCTAGGAATCGACATGTTTGATTGTGTGATGCCCACTCGAAATGCTCGTAATGGCTGGCTCTTCACCCGTTTTGGAGACCTAAAATTACGCAATTCCGGCTACAAGGACGACGATCGTCCGCTGGATCCTACATGCGCCTGCTACACCTGCCAAAACTTCACCAGATCCTACTTAAATCACCTCCAAAAGGCGAATGAAATCCTAGGATCCCAGCTCAATACCATCCACAACCTCTCCTACTACCTCCAACTCATGGAAGAAGTCCGGGAATCCCTAGCAAAAGACCGTTTTAGCGCCTATCGCGAGGAATTTCATCGGAACCGTCAGCGCGGTGTAGAGCCCGGACAGGATTAA
- the recG gene encoding ATP-dependent DNA helicase RecG, giving the protein MTTKRPPTALEKMGLNTPMALALHLPSRYEDETELFSIEEALGLGRFQSIQTQGVVIRNQVMFRPRRQLLVTIEDDTATLQLRFLNFYPSQQKQMAVGAHVRVRGEVRDGYQGAEMVHPTVRAVTPDAPLSASLTPVYPASAGISQAIIRKAVVQALRDASLKESLAEFLPVKLMAEILPTQDWPPLQQAIAYLHQPPADANTQALLERTHPAWRRVQFEELLAQQISLKRAHAIRRERRAPSFPPFITKTKSSISIEEGLIKALPFQLTGAQARVWSEIGRDLSNAFPMNRLLQGDVGSGKTVIAALAAARAIDHGYQAAIMAPTEILAEQHYLKMKEWFEPLGIKIAWLSGSLKAKEKRLAQEIIESGGAQLIIGTHALIQDKVSFFKLGLAVIDEQHRFGVRQRLEIQQRVGSELFYCHQLMMSATPIPRTLAMTYYADLDVSVIDELPPGRKPIATKVVKAARRDEVISGLHDWLSKGLQAYWVCPLIEESEVLQLQTAVENFEQLTQALPAFKVGLVHGRLKSDEKAAVMAAFKANEIQLLVATTVIEVGVDVPNAALMVIEHAERFGYAQIHQLRGRVGRGSADSVCILMYAEPLSMAAKERLQTLRETADGFVIAERDLSLRGPGELLGAKQSGDAMLRFVDLQRDAWLIELAQIAAERLLAEHADLVERHLERWLGSRTEFLKA; this is encoded by the coding sequence ATGACAACTAAGCGACCGCCAACTGCACTCGAAAAGATGGGTTTAAACACCCCTATGGCACTTGCTTTGCATCTGCCATCTCGATATGAGGATGAGACCGAGCTTTTCAGCATAGAGGAGGCTTTGGGGCTTGGAAGGTTCCAATCCATTCAAACTCAGGGTGTTGTCATCCGAAATCAGGTCATGTTCCGCCCTAGACGCCAGCTATTGGTCACGATTGAAGACGATACAGCCACGCTCCAGCTCCGCTTCCTCAATTTTTACCCTAGTCAACAAAAGCAAATGGCGGTTGGGGCCCATGTGCGAGTGCGTGGGGAGGTTCGTGACGGATACCAGGGCGCGGAGATGGTTCATCCCACCGTGCGTGCCGTGACTCCAGACGCGCCATTGTCGGCAAGTTTGACCCCGGTATACCCCGCAAGCGCCGGAATCTCCCAGGCTATTATTCGGAAAGCGGTCGTTCAGGCCTTACGCGATGCCAGCCTGAAGGAAAGTTTGGCGGAGTTTTTGCCTGTCAAGCTGATGGCGGAAATTTTGCCGACACAGGATTGGCCTCCGCTCCAACAAGCGATTGCTTATTTACATCAACCTCCTGCGGATGCGAACACTCAAGCATTGCTAGAGCGCACTCATCCTGCTTGGCGTCGGGTCCAGTTTGAGGAATTGTTGGCGCAACAAATTTCTTTGAAGCGAGCGCATGCCATTCGTCGAGAAAGACGTGCCCCCAGCTTTCCGCCGTTCATTACGAAAACCAAATCCTCTATCAGTATTGAAGAGGGCTTAATTAAGGCTCTGCCGTTTCAGTTAACGGGTGCGCAAGCGCGGGTATGGTCAGAGATCGGTCGGGATTTATCCAATGCCTTTCCGATGAATCGTTTATTGCAGGGTGATGTCGGTAGTGGAAAGACGGTGATTGCCGCTTTGGCTGCGGCACGTGCAATTGATCATGGTTATCAGGCGGCCATCATGGCTCCGACAGAGATCTTGGCGGAGCAACACTACCTCAAGATGAAGGAGTGGTTTGAGCCCTTAGGTATCAAGATTGCCTGGCTTTCTGGAAGTTTGAAAGCAAAAGAAAAAAGACTTGCTCAAGAAATCATCGAGAGCGGTGGTGCTCAACTCATCATTGGTACGCATGCCTTGATTCAGGATAAGGTCAGTTTTTTTAAGTTGGGTTTAGCGGTCATTGATGAGCAACATCGCTTTGGCGTGAGACAGCGCCTAGAGATTCAGCAGCGGGTTGGTTCCGAATTGTTTTACTGCCACCAGTTGATGATGTCAGCCACACCCATTCCGCGTACATTGGCGATGACCTACTATGCTGATTTGGATGTCTCGGTGATTGATGAGCTTCCTCCGGGCCGCAAACCAATTGCCACAAAAGTAGTGAAGGCGGCACGCAGAGATGAAGTCATTAGCGGTTTACATGATTGGTTATCTAAGGGGCTGCAAGCTTATTGGGTTTGTCCCTTAATTGAAGAATCTGAAGTATTGCAATTGCAGACGGCAGTGGAGAATTTTGAGCAGCTCACTCAAGCCTTGCCAGCATTTAAAGTTGGCTTAGTGCATGGGCGCCTCAAGAGTGATGAGAAGGCTGCGGTCATGGCGGCATTCAAGGCAAATGAGATTCAGCTGCTAGTAGCGACGACAGTCATTGAGGTTGGTGTTGATGTTCCTAATGCGGCATTGATGGTCATTGAACATGCAGAACGTTTTGGTTATGCCCAAATTCATCAGTTACGTGGCCGTGTCGGGCGCGGATCAGCTGATTCGGTTTGCATCTTAATGTATGCAGAGCCTTTGTCTATGGCAGCCAAAGAGAGATTGCAAACCCTGCGAGAAACCGCTGATGGATTTGTGATTGCGGAGCGAGATTTATCCTTGCGCGGACCGGGCGAGTTGTTGGGTGCAAAACAATCGGGCGATGCTATGCTTCGTTTTGTTGATCTTCAGCGTGATGCCTGGTTAATAGAATTGGCGCAAATAGCCGCAGAGCGTTTGCTTGCAGAGCACGCTGATTTAGTAGAGAGGCATTTGGAGCGCTGGCTGGGATCTCGCACTGAATTTTTAAAAGCCTGA
- the ubiA gene encoding 4-hydroxybenzoate octaprenyltransferase gives MRDRFIAYAHLIRLDKPVGILLLLWPTLWTLWLASGGFPEWHLLLIFSVGTFLMRSAGCAINDYADRDFDRHVLRTKDRPITSGKISGKEALLVAGGLALLAFLLIQPLNTLTKELSVFALAVAIIYPFTKRFLAIPQAVLGVAFGFGIPMAYAAVLNFIPPEAWILFIGNIFWAIAYDTAYAMVDRDDDLRLGLRTSAITFGRFDVVAIAISYGILFVSQILVAQLANLSNYFWLGWCLALACAIYHLKLVATRKRDDCFKAFRHNNWLGGFLFLGIVLGLAFA, from the coding sequence ATGCGCGATCGTTTCATTGCTTATGCCCATTTAATTCGGCTTGATAAGCCTGTTGGAATCTTGCTTCTCTTGTGGCCCACCTTGTGGACGCTTTGGTTAGCGAGCGGCGGTTTTCCAGAATGGCATCTCTTGCTGATTTTCTCCGTGGGAACATTCTTAATGCGTAGTGCGGGATGCGCCATCAATGACTATGCGGATCGCGATTTTGATCGGCATGTATTGCGTACTAAAGATCGCCCTATTACGAGTGGCAAGATTTCGGGAAAAGAAGCATTACTTGTTGCTGGGGGCTTAGCTCTGCTTGCTTTTTTACTCATACAGCCACTTAATACCTTGACTAAAGAACTTTCAGTATTCGCTTTGGCGGTGGCGATTATTTATCCTTTTACCAAGCGCTTTTTAGCAATTCCACAGGCGGTTTTAGGGGTAGCATTTGGCTTTGGTATTCCGATGGCTTATGCAGCAGTCTTGAATTTCATTCCGCCTGAAGCTTGGATTCTATTTATTGGAAACATCTTCTGGGCGATTGCTTATGACACTGCTTATGCGATGGTCGATCGTGATGATGATCTGCGTTTAGGTTTGCGCACCTCGGCAATTACCTTTGGCCGTTTTGATGTTGTCGCAATTGCCATCAGCTATGGGATCTTGTTTGTTAGTCAGATACTGGTTGCGCAACTTGCCAATCTCAGTAATTATTTTTGGCTTGGTTGGTGCTTGGCTCTTGCTTGTGCCATCTACCATCTCAAATTAGTCGCCACCAGAAAGCGTGATGATTGCTTTAAAGCGTTCCGTCACAATAACTGGTTAGGCGGCTTTCTCTTTTTGGGAATTGTGCTCGGTTTAGCTTTTGCCTAA
- the secD gene encoding protein translocase subunit SecD has protein sequence MNRYPLWKYIVILFALLIGGLYSLPNFYGEAPAVQVSSAKPTTKVDLATQSRVEKILTEDNISNTGIFFESAGNVGSIKIRFTNTDIQLRARDLLQQKLNIDQNDPNFTVALNLLSNTPGWLNAINALPMPLGLDLRGGVYFLLQVDMKGAVQKKVTSLAADIRSQLRDKSVRHQGIERGQDTITITFGSTEEAEKARSVLTSGQPELVWQIKPTGLSPKLVGEFKPVALKEIQDNAVKQNIITLNKRVNELAVKEPVIQQQGAERIVVQLPGVQDTARAKDIIGRTATLESRLADPVVSTIAIGETPPPGMDVFRFGETRQGVFKKSVIFSGDRITDASAGFDQNQRPAVNISLDAAGGRVMQEVTRENIGKPMGMILFEKGKGEVLTIATIQGEFGSKFQITGQPTTESANDLALLLRAGSLAAPMEIIEERTIGPSLGAENIEKGFKSLIIGFAAIAVFMMCYYLLFGTFSVVALAVNLLLLISVLSMLQATLTLPGIAAMALALGMAIDSNVLINERIREELRNGASPQTAIAVGFDKAWATILDSNVTTLIAGLALLAFGSGPIKGFAVVHCLGILTSMFSAVFFSRGLVNLWYGRGKKVQKLAIGQVWRPQEK, from the coding sequence ATGAACCGCTACCCTCTCTGGAAATACATAGTCATCCTATTTGCTTTATTAATCGGCGGACTATATTCACTACCCAATTTCTACGGTGAGGCTCCAGCGGTTCAAGTCTCGTCCGCCAAACCAACTACCAAAGTTGATTTGGCGACACAGTCTCGAGTTGAAAAGATTCTGACTGAAGACAACATTAGCAATACCGGCATCTTCTTTGAGTCCGCAGGTAATGTAGGCTCAATCAAAATTCGCTTTACCAATACCGACATTCAACTGCGTGCTCGCGATCTCTTGCAGCAAAAACTGAATATCGATCAAAACGATCCTAATTTCACGGTTGCGTTGAACCTCCTATCCAATACACCCGGATGGCTGAACGCAATCAACGCATTACCAATGCCACTCGGTCTTGACTTACGTGGTGGCGTCTACTTCCTGCTGCAAGTGGATATGAAAGGCGCCGTGCAGAAGAAGGTTACTTCTTTAGCAGCGGATATTCGTAGCCAATTGCGCGATAAGTCTGTGCGTCATCAAGGCATTGAGCGTGGCCAAGATACCATCACCATTACCTTTGGCAGTACTGAGGAGGCGGAAAAAGCACGTTCAGTACTGACAAGTGGTCAGCCTGAATTGGTTTGGCAGATCAAACCTACCGGTCTCTCCCCAAAACTCGTTGGCGAATTTAAGCCAGTGGCGTTGAAAGAGATTCAAGATAATGCCGTTAAACAAAACATCATCACACTGAATAAGCGTGTGAACGAATTGGCTGTAAAAGAACCAGTTATTCAGCAGCAAGGTGCTGAACGTATCGTTGTTCAATTGCCAGGCGTACAAGATACCGCTCGCGCAAAAGACATTATTGGTCGCACCGCAACACTGGAGTCAAGATTGGCTGACCCAGTCGTTTCAACCATTGCGATTGGCGAAACACCTCCTCCAGGTATGGATGTATTCCGTTTTGGTGAAACTCGCCAAGGTGTATTTAAAAAGTCGGTCATTTTCAGCGGTGATCGTATTACCGATGCAAGTGCTGGCTTTGATCAAAACCAACGCCCCGCGGTCAACATCTCTTTGGATGCTGCTGGCGGACGCGTCATGCAAGAGGTCACCCGTGAAAACATTGGCAAGCCAATGGGCATGATCTTATTTGAAAAAGGTAAGGGCGAAGTTCTTACGATTGCCACCATTCAAGGTGAGTTCGGCTCCAAGTTTCAGATTACCGGCCAACCCACTACTGAGAGCGCTAACGACTTAGCCCTCTTGCTTCGTGCAGGCTCTTTAGCGGCGCCAATGGAAATTATTGAAGAGCGCACTATCGGACCAAGTCTTGGTGCGGAAAATATTGAAAAGGGCTTTAAGTCCCTCATTATTGGTTTTGCGGCGATTGCTGTATTCATGATGTGCTACTACCTTCTGTTTGGCACTTTCTCAGTTGTCGCTCTAGCAGTGAACTTACTGCTGTTGATTTCCGTTCTGTCCATGTTGCAGGCAACGCTGACCTTACCGGGTATCGCGGCGATGGCACTGGCATTGGGTATGGCGATTGACTCAAACGTGCTGATCAATGAACGTATTCGCGAAGAGTTGCGCAATGGCGCTTCACCACAAACCGCGATTGCGGTGGGCTTTGATAAAGCCTGGGCAACTATTTTGGATTCGAACGTCACCACCTTAATCGCCGGTCTTGCATTGCTTGCATTCGGCTCAGGCCCTATTAAGGGCTTTGCGGTAGTACATTGCCTCGGCATTCTCACATCGATGTTCTCAGCCGTCTTCTTCTCACGCGGCCTGGTGAATCTCTGGTACGGCAGAGGCAAGAAAGTTCAGAAGCTCGCTATTGGCCAAGTTTGGCGTCCACAGGAGAAATAA
- the glcF gene encoding glycolate oxidase subunit GlcF, giving the protein MQTQLAPQFANTPEGIEAARILGKCVHCGFCTATCPTYQILGDELDGPRGRIYLIKQIAEGQTPTEKTRMHLDRCLTCRNCESTCPSGVQYGNLVDIGRKWAEENTPERPLAQRLTRWALKEGLTSPKLFNSAIALGRLVRPLMPSGIQRKIPETKNKVLASSTDPYARPHTSHARKMLLLEGCVQPGMLPNINSATARVLDALKIQLISASNATCCGALRYHLNDQVGGLDNAKQNIDAWWPLVQQGVEAIVMTASGCGVMVKDYGHLFASDPQYAAKAKKISDLTKDISEIMPTLQSELVNLLGADPKPGVVYHPPCTLQHGQQVRGKVEGLLSGIGIAVRLCADSHLCCGSAGTYSVTQPELSEQLRKNKLNHLQAACEESGAEIIVSGNIGCITHLQQDDTPVLHWIEIVDQLIAKKHIAHPVT; this is encoded by the coding sequence ATGCAAACTCAACTCGCCCCCCAATTCGCCAACACGCCTGAAGGTATTGAAGCTGCCAGAATTCTTGGTAAATGCGTTCACTGCGGCTTCTGTACCGCAACCTGCCCTACCTACCAAATTTTGGGCGATGAATTAGATGGTCCACGTGGCCGCATTTACCTCATTAAGCAAATTGCAGAAGGTCAGACGCCAACAGAAAAAACGCGGATGCACTTAGACCGCTGTCTCACTTGCCGCAACTGTGAAAGCACTTGCCCTAGTGGTGTGCAGTATGGCAACCTAGTAGATATCGGTCGCAAATGGGCCGAAGAAAATACGCCAGAACGTCCGCTTGCTCAACGCCTCACCCGCTGGGCACTGAAAGAAGGATTGACCAGTCCAAAATTATTTAATTCGGCAATAGCACTAGGTAGACTTGTCCGCCCACTCATGCCTAGCGGAATTCAACGCAAGATTCCAGAAACGAAAAATAAGGTGTTGGCAAGCTCTACCGATCCTTATGCGCGACCACACACAAGCCACGCACGCAAAATGCTATTGCTTGAAGGCTGTGTACAGCCAGGCATGTTGCCCAATATTAACTCTGCGACAGCCCGTGTATTAGATGCGCTCAAGATTCAATTGATCAGCGCCTCAAATGCCACTTGCTGTGGAGCTTTACGCTATCACTTGAATGATCAAGTTGGCGGCTTGGATAACGCCAAACAAAATATCGATGCGTGGTGGCCCTTGGTTCAGCAAGGCGTAGAAGCCATTGTTATGACTGCATCTGGCTGCGGTGTCATGGTGAAAGACTATGGCCATCTATTTGCAAGCGATCCACAATATGCGGCTAAAGCTAAAAAGATCTCCGATCTCACTAAAGATATTTCCGAAATCATGCCGACCCTGCAAAGCGAGCTAGTGAATTTGCTTGGGGCAGACCCAAAGCCGGGCGTCGTCTATCACCCACCATGCACCTTGCAACACGGACAACAAGTTCGTGGAAAAGTAGAGGGACTCTTAAGCGGTATCGGCATTGCTGTTCGTCTTTGCGCCGATAGCCATCTTTGCTGTGGTTCTGCGGGAACATATTCAGTAACCCAGCCAGAACTTTCAGAGCAACTCCGCAAAAACAAGCTAAATCATTTACAAGCCGCTTGTGAAGAGTCTGGCGCAGAGATAATCGTCTCAGGAAATATTGGCTGCATCACCCATCTTCAACAAGACGACACCCCAGTCCTGCATTGGATTGAGATTGTTGATCAACTAATCGCCAAAAAACACATAGCGCACCCGGTTACATAA